The Streptomyces sp. P9-A4 genome contains a region encoding:
- a CDS encoding glycosyltransferase family 92 protein, with translation MTPERHFPLDLAIGCTFRNEARFLREWIEFHRLMGVQRFFLVDDRSEDDYRDVVKPYVDEGVVQVIEKPCPPAYAGRRWNQYQHVVLGGLCRELRGAVRWLALVDVDEFLVPTVAPTVIEFLSDHEEAGAVHVEWRMFGTSGVRRLGTGELLTERMCRRMAARPNPGKSIVKPHRVAEAGIHRCELLPGSAYVTVPADPAPGRGGMRVHHYWTRDEEFLLGTKLPRAAETKGWELTSEAVDFHRTAYDDVEDRQIRRFLPGLRERLGRAR, from the coding sequence GTGACACCCGAACGGCACTTTCCGCTGGACCTCGCCATCGGATGCACCTTCCGGAACGAAGCCAGATTCCTGAGGGAATGGATCGAGTTCCACCGGCTGATGGGCGTGCAGCGCTTCTTCCTCGTCGACGACCGCAGCGAGGACGACTACCGGGACGTGGTGAAGCCCTACGTCGACGAAGGCGTCGTCCAGGTCATTGAGAAGCCCTGCCCGCCGGCGTACGCGGGGCGCCGGTGGAACCAGTACCAGCACGTGGTCCTGGGCGGGCTGTGCAGGGAACTCCGCGGAGCCGTGCGCTGGCTGGCCCTCGTCGACGTCGACGAGTTCCTCGTACCGACCGTCGCCCCCACCGTCATCGAGTTCCTCTCGGACCACGAGGAGGCGGGAGCGGTGCACGTGGAATGGCGCATGTTCGGAACATCGGGCGTGCGGCGGCTGGGTACCGGGGAACTGCTCACCGAGCGCATGTGCCGCCGCATGGCGGCACGCCCGAATCCGGGGAAGTCGATCGTCAAACCGCACCGAGTCGCCGAGGCGGGTATTCACCGCTGCGAGCTCCTGCCCGGCAGCGCCTACGTCACCGTTCCGGCCGACCCGGCACCCGGGCGTGGCGGCATGCGCGTCCACCACTACTGGACCCGGGACGAGGAGTTCCTCCTCGGCACCAAGCTTCCCCGCGCGGCGGAAACGAAGGGCTGGGAGCTGACATCGGAAGCCGTCGACTTCCATCGCACGGCGTACGACGACGTCGAGGACCGGCAGATCCGGCGGTTCCTGCCGGGCCTGCGGGAGCGGCTGGGGCGAGCTCGGTAG